One genomic region from Phragmites australis chromosome 1, lpPhrAust1.1, whole genome shotgun sequence encodes:
- the LOC133912136 gene encoding transcription factor MYBS3-like — MARKCSSCGNNGHNSRTCSGHRSLENSGGCGGGVRLFGVQLHVGSPPMKKCFSMECLSSSAPAYYAAALAGASSSSPSVSSSSSLVSVDETAEKMTNGYLSDGLMGRAQERRKGVPWTEDEHRRFLAGLEKLGKGDWRGISRHFVTTRTPTQVASHAQKYFLRQSSLTQKKRRSSLFDVVENGEKATSVAGRLKLRDETSSMSEVEFPALSLGISRPKPEHVLPPSLSLTPRCSAAMSSSTSPNFAPKHPSLTMSKPQVSLQAPPDLELKIATARQTDQTGSSPFSGTIRVT; from the exons ATGGCTAGGAAGTGCTCTAGCTGTGGGAACAATGGCCACAACTCTAGGACTTGCAGCGGGCACCGAAGCCTGGAGAACAGCGGCGGCTGCGGAGGCGGTGTGAGGCTGTTCGGGGTGCAGCTGCACGTAGGTTCTCCTCCTATGAAGAAGTGCTTCAGCATGGAGTGCTTGTCGTCCTCGGCACCGGCGTATTACGCGGCTGCTCTTGCTGGTGCCTCCAGCTCCTCACCGTccgtgtcgtcgtcgtcgtcgcttgTTTCAGTGGATGAGACCGCCGAGAAGATGACCAACGGCTACCTCTCGGATGGGCTCATGGGCAGGGCTCAAGAGAGGAGGAAGG GGGTTCCATGGACCGAGGATGAACACCGGAGGTTCCTAGCAGGCCTCGAGAAGCTCGGGAAAGGCGACTGGCGAGGCATCTCCCGGCACTTCGTCACGACGCGAACTCCGACGCAGGTCGCCAGCCATGCTCAGAAGTACTTCCTCAGGCAGAGTAGCCTCACACAGAAGAAGAGAAGGTCCAGCCTCTTCGACGTG gtTGAAAACGGGGAGAAGGCAACGAGTGTGGCCGGACGCTTGAAACTGAGAGACGAGACTAGCTCAATGTCTGAAGTGGAATTCCCTGCTCTATCTCTCGGCATCAGCAGGCCAAAGCCTGAACATGTCTTGCCTCCAAGTCTATCCCTGACGCCACGGTGCTCAGCTGCAATGAGCAGCAGCACGTCGCCAAACTTTGCACCGAAACACCCTTCCCTGACGATGTCAAAACCTCAGGTGAGCCTCCAGGCGCCGCCGGACTTGGAGCTGAAGATCGCAACCGCCCGGCAGACCGATCAGACCGGCTCGTCGCCTTTTTCGGGGACCATCAGGGTCACATGA